From the Fulvia fulva chromosome 2, complete sequence genome, one window contains:
- a CDS encoding Carboxypeptidase S1 B, giving the protein MASILRASALYMYLALAAPTFAQFVKAPTDLTTTKGNLDLPVRWKEVPEGTCELTPGVKSYSGYVDIENNQHIFFWFFEARDQKPEDAELTVWINGGPGSSSMIGLFEELGPCRVDMDGNVYHNPYAWNNVSNMLFIDHPAQVGFSYSTPIPSYISSAGSVVQLPNATCPEYAADVDCATRSQPKQTDTANSTSNAAPSMWKTIQGFMGAFPQYSRTEFNFATESYGMYSSTDEIERATAHPREPHISLVPNFFFFKGGHYGPIFNAYIESQNKLIDDGSLPGAKHINLRTVLIGNGWYDPLIQYQAYYNFTVYPGNTYDYRPYNSSVEEQIYNALYGPGNCYDQTVACNTGGLNEICMAADSFCANEIEVPLGNEGRDEYDIRELTPDPFPYSFYSKYLNSPKLQQAIGAYVNFTSSNGAVGDAFSSTGDDDREDGTIEATRSLVEQGIYVVQFAGDADYNCNWLGGEVIAHEVDAPGFGTAGYTNITTSDNIVHGQVKQSSNFAFARIYESGHEVPFYQPLIALEMFNRSIHGLDIATGEKEITLGCGYKSVGTAKSEYREGNGTVQFKVLPANATYNTTLNGPNPINGTSSAGGDAASKKRGMMTRAKQSLKSKRTFKPSFGRKMK; this is encoded by the exons ATGGCATCAATCCTAAGAGCTTCGGCTCTCTACATGTACTTAGCGCTCGCAGCGCCTACCTTCGCCCAATTCGTAAAGGCACCGACAGATTTGACGACGACCAAGGGCAATTTGGATTTACCCGTTCGATGGAAAGAGGTGCCAGAGGGCACATGCGAACTCACGCCAGGAGTCAAGAGCTATAGCGGATATGTGGACATTGAGAATAACCAGCACATCTTCTTCTGGTTCTTCGAGGCACGCGATCAGAAGCCAGAAGATGCTGAGCTCACAGTTTGGATCAATGGCGGCCCGGGTTCATCATCAATGATCGGACTCTTCGAGGAATTGGGGCCATGTCGAGTTGATATGGATGGTAATGTATACCACAATCCATATGCTTGGAA CAACGTCTCCAACATGCTCTTCATTGATCACCCAGCTCAAGTTGGCTTCTCCTACTCGACACCGATCCCATCTTACATCTCCAGCGCAGGTTCCGTCGTTCAGCTGCCGAATGCGACCTGTCCAGAGTATGCAGCGGATGTGGATTGCGCCACACGCTCCCAGCCAAAGCAAACCGATACTGCCAACTCCACCTCGAACGCTGCTCCATCGATGTGGAAGACAATTCAAGGTTTCATGGGCGCGTTCCCTCAATACTCTCGCACGGAGTTCAACTTTGCAACTGAAAGCTACGGTATGTACTCATCGACTGACGAGATCGAGCGAGCAACGGCCCATCCGCGAGAACCACACATCAGCCTAGTACCtaacttcttcttcttcaaAGGCGGTCACTATGGACCAATCTTCAACGCCTACATCGAATCTCAAAACAAGCTCATTGACGACGGCAGCCTTCCGGGCGCAAAGCACATCAACCTCCGCACAGTCCTGATCGGCAACGGCTGGTACGACCCTCTAATTCAGTACCAAGCCTACTACAACTTCACGGTCTATCCAGGCAATACATATGACTACCGACCATACAACAGCAGCGTCGAGGAGCAAATCTACAACGCTCTGTACGGCCCCGGAAACTGCTACGACCAAACCGTTGCATGCAACACCGGCGGTCTCAATGAAATCTGCATGGCAGCGGACAGCTTCTGTGCCAACGAGATCGAAGTTCCACTGGGTAACGAGGGCCGCGACGAGTACGACATCAGAGAGCTCACTCCCGATCCCTTTCCGTACTCCTTCTACTCGAAATACCTCAACAGCCCGAAACTGCAACAGGCCATCGGCGCATACGTCAACTTCACCAGCAGCAACGGCGCAGTCGGCGATGCCTTCAGCTCAACAGGCGATGACGACCGCGAAGACGGCACAATCGAAGCTACCCGCAGCCTCGTGGAACAGGGTATCTACGTAGTCCAATTCGCCGGAGACGCAGACTACAATTGCAACTGGCTAGGCGGCGAAGTCATCGCTCACGAAGTTGACGCTCCCGGTTTCGGTACGGCGGGATACACCAATATTACCACTTCCGACAACATCGTGCATGGTCAAG TCAAACAATCCTCCAACTTCGCCTTCGCACGAATCTACGAGTCCGGCCACGAAGTACCCTTCTACCAACCCCTAATCGCCCTCGAAATGTTCAATCGCTCCATACACGGTCTAGACATCGCAACTGGAGAAAAGGAGATCACGTTAGGATGTGGGTATAAGAGCGTGGGAACGGCGAAGAGCGAGTATAGAGAGGGCAACGGGACTGTGCAGTTCAAAGTGTTGCCAGCGAATGCCACGTACAACACCACGTTGAATGGGCCGAACCCTATCAATGGAACAAGCAGCGCGGGTGGAGATGCGGCGTCGAAGAAGCGCGGGATGATGACAAGGGCGAAGCAAAGCTTGAAGAGTAAGAGGACTTTTAAGCCGAGTTTTGGGAGGAAGATGAAGTAG
- a CDS encoding Glyceraldehyde-3-phosphate dehydrogenase gives MVTKVGINGFGRIGRIVFRNAVEHDDVHVVAVNDPFIEPHYAAYMLKYDTTHGLFKGTIEVDGKDLTVNGKKVRFYTERDPASIPWGETGADYVVESTGVFTTTEKAQAHLKGGAKKVVISAPSADAPMFVMGVNNKEYKSDIPVISNASCTTNCLAPLAKVIHDKFTLVEGLMTTIHSYTATQKTVDGPSGKDWRGGRTAAQNIIPSSTGAAKAVGKVIPDLNGKLTGMSMRVPTANVSVVDLTCRIEKGASYDEIIAALKEASQGELKGILDVTDDEIVSSDMNGNQHSSIVDVKAGISLNKNFVKLVSWYDNEWGYSRRVLDLLAYIAKVDAGSA, from the exons ATGGTCACCAAG GTCGGCATCAACGGTTTCGGCCGCATTGGTCGCATTGTCTTCCGTAACGC CGTCGAGCACGACGATGTCCACGTTGTGGCCGTCAACGACCCTTTCATTGAGCCACACTACGCC GCATACATGCTCAAGTATGACACCACCCACGGTCTCTTCAAGGGCACGATCGAGGTCGACGGCAAGGACTTGACTGTCAACGGCAAGAAGGTTCGCTTCTACACTGAGCGTGACCCAGCCAGCATTCCATGGGGCGAGACTGGCGCAGACTACGTTGTCGAGTCGACCGGTGTCTTCACCACCACCGAGAAGGCCCAGGCACACTTGAAGGGCGGCGCAAAGAAGGTCGTCATCTCCGCGCCTTCCGCCGATGCACCAATGTTCGTCATGGGCGTCAACAACAAGGAGTACAAGTCCGATATCCCAGTCATCTCGAACGCCTCCTGCACAACCAACTGCTTGGCTCCTCTCGCCAAGGTCATCCACGACAAGTTCACTCTTGTTGAGGGTCTCATGACCACCATCCACTCTTACACCGCCACCCAGAAGACCGTCGATGGGCCATCCGGCAAGGACTGGCGTGGTGGCCGTACCGCGGCCCAGAACATTATCCCATCTTCGACTGGTGCTGCCAAGGCCGTCGGCAAGGTCATTCCAGACCTCAACGGCAAGCTTACCGGCATGTCCATGCGTGTGCCAACTGCCAACGTCTCTGTTGTTGACTTGACTTGCCGCATCGAGAAGGGTGCCAGCTACGACGAGATCATTGCCGCCCTCAAGGAGGCCTCCCAGGGCGAGCTCAAGG GCATTCTCGACGTCACCGACGATGAGATCGTCTCCTCCGACATGAACGGCAACCAGCACAGCTCCATCGTCGACGTCAAGGCCGGTATCTCGCTCAACAAGAACTTCGTCAAGCTCGTTTCCTGGTACGACAACGAGTGGGGCTACTCCCGCCGTGTCCTCGACCTCCTGGCCTACATCGCCAAGGTCGATGCTGGCTCAGCTTAG
- a CDS encoding Allophanate hydrolase — translation MAQTMELPSARPYAYKFRPESTALIIIDMQRDFLDYNGFGQIQCGNNDLFQKVRDIVPRTQRALEAARALGLYVVHTREGHKPDLSDLPPSKRLRQISAPSGHHTMGIGDEGPMGRLLVRGEYGHDIIDELKPIPGEVVIDKPGKGSFWDTMLHRALLARGITHLLFAGVTTECCVNTTAREAADRGFECCVLADCTDGFWEPFYTSTLDMLCSYDGLFGFIGTSTELVNQVPPQVQTPPTTPPGFAGDISIRGLRRQYSTGQVKPTEVVKEVLMRVDAYQKKDPAVWTYLRSPQELIAEARAIEDRFAGRALPELYGVPFAVKDNIDVAGVQTKAACEASAYMPIENAKVVNVLTAAGAIFVGKTNLDQLATGLSGARSPYGTPRSAYAHDRISGGSSSGSAVAVGTGLVTFALGTDTAGSGRVPAAFNGITGYKPTKGTFSAQGLVPACKSLDTVTVLAPTVEEAKKVWLVMDQGPDDADPYAKTQQSLALWHADFRGVRAGGFTFGVPPQAALEHCSTEYQTEFAQAVERIKSAGGIPQEIKWKPFEAGGDLLYDGALLQERIACIGPDFIAKHSASFHPATKSLLESAMSKDVKPWEVFRDLHLQAEYTRQAAQIFEDIDVLLVPTTTCHPTVAAMEADPIALNSKLGYFTHFGNVLDLCAIALPASTYQTWAGEKLPFGVTLLGASGTDGKVFDIAREFERTI, via the coding sequence ATGGCACAAACAATGGAGCTCCCGTCAGCACGGCCTTATGCATACAAGTTTCGACCAGAATCGACCGCTTTAATCATCATCGACATGCAACGCGACTTCCTAGACTACAACGGCTTCGGCCAAATCCAATGCGGCAACAACGACCTGTTTCAAAAGGTCAGAGACATTGTCCCACGTACTCAACGTGCGCTTGAAGCAGCTCGCGCATTGGGTCTATATGTCGTCCATACACGCGAAGGACACAAGCCTGATCTGTCAGATCTGCCACCTTCAAAGCGGCTCCGCCAGATTTCAGCACCAAGTGGCCACCATACCATGGGCATTGGGGATGAAGGACCAATGGGGAGACTGTTAGTTCGTGGAGAGTACGGTCACGATATCATTGACGAGCTCAAGCCAATTCCTGGAGAGGTAGTCATCGATAAACCAGGCAAGGGCTCCTTCTGGGACACGATGCTGCACAGAGCGCTTCTTGCACGAGGCATTACGCATCTCCTCTTCGCTGGCGTGACGACAGAGTGCTGTGTCAACACTACAGCGCGAGAAGCGGCAGATCGCGGGTTTGAGTGTTGTGTTCTGGCGGATTGTACCGATGGATTCTGGGAACCTTTCTATACCAGCACACTGGATATGCTGTGCTCGTATGATGGTCTGTTTGGGTTTATTGGGACGTCGACAGAGTTGGTCAATCAAGTGCCGCCGCAGGTACAGACTCCGCCTACTACGCCACCTGGCTTTGCGGGAGATATTTCGATTAGGGGGCTGAGGAGGCAGTATAGCACTGGTCAGGTCAAGCCTACAGAGGTCGTGAAAGAGGTGCTTATGCGGGTCGATGCATACCAGAAGAAGGACCCAGCTGTGTGGACTTACCTTCGGTCACCGCAGGAACTGATTGCTGAGGCGCGTGCGATAGAGGATCGTTTTGCTGGTAGAGCACTGCCGGAGTTATACGGTGTGCCATTTGCCGTGAAAGACAACATCGACGTTGCAGGAGTGCAGACGAAAGCAGCTTGTGAAGCCTCTGCCTACATGCCAATAGAAAATGCCAAGGTCGTGAACGTATTGACAGCGGCCGGCGCCATCTTCGTCGGCAAGACAAACCTCGATCAGCTGGCAACAGGACTTTCGGGTGCTCGATCTCCGTATGGGACACCAAGAAGCGCCTATGCGCACGACCGCATCTCTGGCGGCTCTTCCTCAGGTTCTGCTGTGGCCGTAGGTACAGGTCTGGTCACGTTTGCACTCGGCACAGACACTGCTGGATCTGGAAGAGTACCTGCTGCTTTTAATGGCATCACAGGGTACAAGCCTACTAAAGGTACATTCAGCGCTCAAGGCCTCGTGCCTGCCTGTAAGAGCCTCGATACTGTGACTGTGCTGGCACCTACTGTGGAAGAAGCAAAAAAAGTCTGGCTCGTGATGGACCAGGGACCAGATGATGCAGACCCATACGCGAAGACTCAACAGTCTCTAGCGTTGTGGCATGCTGACTTTCGAGGTGTGCGAGCTGGTGGCTTCACGTTCGGAGTGCCGCCTCAAGCCGCACTGGAGCACTGCAGCACTGAATATCAGACTGAGTTCGCGCAAGCTGTGGAGCGGATCAAGTCGGCTGGCGGTATACCTCAAGAGATAAAGTGGAAGCCGTTCGAGGCAGGCGGCGACTTGCTCTACGATGGTGCTCTTCTGCAGGAACGGATCGCCTGTATAGGTCCGGACTTCATCGCGAAGCACTCCGCTTCATTTCATCCGGCGACGAAGTCATTGCTGGAAAGCGCCATGTCGAAAGACGTCAAGCCGTGGGAAGTGTTCCGAGATCTACACCTCCAGGCAGAATACACAAGACAAGCGGCGCAGATCTTCGAAGATATCGATGTGCTGTTGGTCCCAACAACGACTTGCCACCCGACCGTTGCTGCGATGGAGGCTGATCCGATTGCGTTAAATAGCAAGCTGGGATACTTCACGCACTTCGGTAACGTGCTCGATTTGTGTGCCATTGCGCTTCCGGCATCGACGTACCAGACATGGGCTGGCGAGAAGTTGCCTTTTGGTGTGACATTGCTTGGTGCCAGCGGAACTGATGGGAAGGTGTTTGACATTGCCAGGGAGTTCGAGCGGACAATCTAA
- a CDS encoding 2-oxoglutarate-Fe(II) type oxidoreductase ppzC: protein MFTSFSGRQRQLAGNIARKAEFSEILTISLADPEEQIIVQLRDACTRVGFFYVKDHGVPQATIDEIFQTAKTFFDQRLEVKNEINYKKNSVLHGYEPMAEVRTDETKQADLNEAFNCGHEPDLDPHFDGVSVEAKGSPMQGPNAWPQMSTFKPSVAAYYGEVLTLARRMVRLFATVLHLPPDYFDPAIRQPGAMLRLLKYPAQDPTNPDALGIGAHTDIEAFTILLQGTQPALQILNVDGQWIQAPPVAGTFVVNIGDMLARWSNDVFISTVHRVHNATGQERYSIPFFFGPSYDTVLDPLPTCVPEGTKAEYEPIVAGDYVWSRLARSRLSGEEAKTKGFVKGGVVA, encoded by the exons ATGTTCACTTCGTTCTCTGGGAGGCAGAGGCAGCTGGCTGGCAATATCGCGAGAAAGGCTGAGTTCAGTGAGATACTGACCATTTCTCTAGCAGATCCGGAGGAGCAGATTATTGTTCAGTTGAGAGATGCGTGCACCAGAGTCGGATTCTTCTATGTCAAA GACCATGGCGTTCCACAAGCAACAATAGACGAGATCTTTCAGACTGCAAAGACGTTCTTTGACCAACGGCTGGAGGTGAAGAACGAGATCAACTACAAGAAGAACTCGGTATTGCATGGCTACGAACCCATGGCCGAAGTACGGACCGATGAGACGAAGCAAGCTGATCTGAACGAGGCTTTCAATTGTGGCCATGAGCCTGATCTGGACCCTCACTTCGATGGCGTCAGTGTTGAAGCGAAAGGAAGTCCAATGCAAGGCCCCAATGCTTGGCCTCAAATGTCAACCTTCAAACCCAGTGTGGCAGCATATTACGGCGAAGTCCTCACCCTCGCCCGACGCATGGTACGACTATTCGCCACAGTCTTACATCTCCCTCCCGACTACTTCGACCCCGCCATCCGCCAACCTGGCGCAATGCTCCGCCTGCTCAAGTACCCTGCCCAAGACCCCACCAACCCCGACGCTCTAGGCATAGGCGCCCACACCGACATCGAAGCTTTCACAATTCTCCTACAAGGAACCCAACCAGCACTCCAGATCCTCAACGTGGACGGTCAATGGATTCAGGCTCCTCCCGTGGCTGGGACGTTCGTCGTGAATATTGGAGATATGTTAGCGCGCTGGTCGAACGATGTGTTCATATCGACGGTGCATCGGGTGCACAATGCTACGGGGCAGGAGAGGTATAGTATCCCGTTCTTCTTTGGGCCGAGTTATGATACTGTGTTGGACCCGTTGCCGACTTGTGTGCCAGAGGGGACGAAGGCGGAGTATGAGCCAATTGTGGCGGGGGATTATGTTTGGTCTAGATTGGCGAGAAGTAGATTGAGTGGAGAGGAGGCGAAGACGAAGGGGTTTGTGAAGGGTGGTGTGGTGGCTTAG
- a CDS encoding Transcriptional activator protein DAL81 yields the protein MSAFKPGLPAARPTQDQAGTKRSRPCDACRRRKSKCVTEHGYSMCVLCKFHNQACKYEEAPQPRKRSAAQGSAGSTAESQPPSKRSRTIHIRPGTGVEEYDTLPGPSLLKRTLGLQNSHHSEYVGPNAIPDVYGGQRLERYDGESDDHSQPEAEHIRFVHPSAAFRIIPDIRTPGYDQERSDIDEIEKTAAGHGPELVQLYFRIVHPSFPILHKEVFIEKYGRSFCEFAPPLLAAVYLLASSYWAYSEALAAVRRIDTDRLQVLAFNALQNTMRRPKLSTIQAGLLLSQYQKAFMGPVPNEQRDRLTVQLVNIAHGLGIHLDSSQWDIPDWEVGVRRRIGWGLYMQDKFSALLESRPSLISHEEWDVEPLSEEDFPETTEDDTEGSSEVGRGRLVYTHMADLSAILADILSTLFSARGCRAIDSSINRLAASLEQIKPLQIRLKDWSLTLPESLKMDSAASMKLSSVGYLRLAYLTIEVCIHRVLIRALATTEYLDPTMVQVVRVAAKERLSNATDFVQRLQAQHLLSFWYFPSAKCCALIYAFGQALQDTAQTEEERAQYSTKLKEFKWTLKVNSEAGASFMKQALAFISQPVRITSQHVDHSSVTTSPVSMGFAVQGTEASPAQQWFPHPTTNGSIPYGPLHGDYSLDHTGFPDPNAMFVHLPNDLDGSWLPGMS from the exons ATGTCTGCATTCAAGCCCGGCCTGCCAGCAGCGCGGCCGACGCAGGACCAAGCCGGCACCAAGCGCAGTCGTCCGTGTGATGCTTGTCGAAGACGCAAAAG TAAGTGCGTTACCGAGCATGGATACTCCATGTGCGTCCTCTGCAAATTCCACAATCAAGCCTGCAAGTACGAAGAAGCGCCACAGCCAAGGAAGCGGTCAGCAGCTCAAGGTAGCGCCGGTAGCACGGCAGAGTCGCAACCACCTTCTAAGCGCAGTAGAACGATCCATATCCGGCCGGGTACAGGAGTCGAAGAGTACGACACTTTGCCTGGACCTTCGTTACTCAAGCGTACCTTGGGTCTGCAGAACTCCCACCATTCAGAATACGTTGGTCCTAACGCCATCCCGGATGTATACGGTGGACAGCGCTTGGAGCGTTACGATGGTGAAAGCGATGACCACTCTCAACCAGAAGCCGAGCATATTCGCTTCGTACACCCTTCTGCTGCTTTTCGGATCATCCCAGACATACGCACGCCTGGTTATGATCAAGAGCGCTCAGATATTGACGAAATCGAAAAGACTGCTGCAGGTCATGGTCCAGAGCTAGTGCAGCTGTACTTCCGCATTGTGCACCCCTCGTTCCCTATCTTGCACAAGGAAGTGTTCATAGAAAAGTATGGCCGGTCGTTTTGCGAGTTCGCACCACCGCTACTCGCCGCTGTCTATCTTCTGGCATCATCGTATTGGGCCTATTCCGAGGCTCTAGCAGCGGTGCGCCGGATTGACACGGATCGCTTGCAGGTTCTTGCATTCAATGCTCTGCAAAACACGATGCGTCGCCCGAAGCTATCGACGATACAGGCTGGGCTTCTCTTATCGCAATATCAGAAAGCTTTCATGGGTCCGGTTCCCAACGAGCAGCGTGATCGTCTTACGGTGCAGCTGGTCAACATTGCCCACGGCCTTGGCATACATCTTGACTCCTCTCAGTGGGATATCCCTGACTGGGAAGTTGGTGTTCGGCGACGGATAGGATGGGGACTCTACATGCAGGACAAGTTCTCGGCGTTGCTCGAGAGCCGCCCATCTCTCATCAGCCACGAAGAGTGGGATGTAGAGCCTCTATCTGAGGAGGACTTTCCTGAGACCACCGAGGACGACACCGAAGGGAGCAGCGAAGTTGGCAGAGGTAGACTTGTTTACACGCACATGGCCGATCTGAGCGCTATTTTGGCCGACATACTCTCGACACTTTTCTCGGCTCGTGGATGTCGTGCCATCGACAGCAGTATAAATCGTCTTGCGGCTTCCCTGGAGCAGATAAAGCCCTTACAGATCAGACTGAAAGACTGGTCTTTGACTTTACCAGAGTCGTTGAAGATGGACTCAGCGGCCTCGATGAAACTTTCGAGCGTCGGTTATCTACGACTGGCATATTTGACCATTGAAGTATGCATACATCGTGTGCTCATACGAGCGCTTGCCACCACGGAGTACCTGGATCCGACAATGGTGCAGGTGGTGAGGGTTGCTGCTAAAGAACGTTTGAGCAACGCCACAGACTTTGTGCAGCGCCTGCAAGCACAGCATTTGCTCTCATTCTGGTATTTCCCCTCAGCCAAATGCTGCGCCCTGATATATGCATTCGGGCAGGCGCTGCAAGACACGGCTCAGACCGAGGAGGAACGCGCCCAGTATTCTACGAAGCTGAAAGAATTCAAGTGGACGCTGAAGGTCAACAGTGAGGCTGGCGCAAGTTTCATGAAGCAGGCACTTGCCTTCATCAGTCAACCAGTACGAATCACCTCACAGCATGTTGATCACAGTTCAGTCACAACGAGCCCAGTCTCGATGGGGTTTGCAGTCCAAGGCACGGAAGCTTCGCCGGCCCAACAGTGGTTCCCGCATCCCACAACCAACGGCAGCATTCCATATGGACCTCTTCACGGTGACTACAGCCTCGATCATACCGGCTTCCCCGACCCAAACGCCATGTTCGTGCACTTACCAAATGACCTGGACGGGTCTTGGCTACCCGGCATGAGCTGA